A portion of the Paucilactobacillus hokkaidonensis JCM 18461 genome contains these proteins:
- a CDS encoding hydroxymethylglutaryl-CoA synthase, whose amino-acid sequence MKIGIDKLGFYTTPYYLDLTDLAQARNVDPNKYLIGIGQSKQAVIPPTQDIVTMGASAAEQILSAEDRNQLSTVIVATESGIDNSKAAAIYVKHLLQLNDFVRTVEMKEACYAGTAAVQAARGLVSLHPDEKVLVIAADVARYGLNTSGEVTQGGGAVAILISAEPHLLAIEDPSISYSQDIMDFWRPLYASEALVDGKYSTNVYIDFFKATWQRYQEKTGRTLDDFAAIAFHLPFTKMGTKALAAVLQDRDDETATRLRSNLTQSQKLNREVGNLYTGSLYLSLISLLTHADFEAEQRIGLFSYGSGAEGEFYAGILQPNYRQYVYGDAIETILADRTKLTVTAYEKMFNEQLGFTKKDTQLDVASDPSKYALAGIKDQQRIYQLKNN is encoded by the coding sequence ATGAAAATTGGAATTGATAAGCTTGGGTTTTACACAACGCCGTACTACCTTGATTTAACGGATTTAGCCCAAGCGCGCAATGTTGATCCAAATAAGTATTTAATTGGCATTGGTCAGTCAAAACAAGCAGTGATTCCACCAACTCAAGACATTGTCACGATGGGAGCCAGTGCCGCTGAGCAAATTTTATCAGCTGAGGATCGAAATCAATTATCGACGGTGATTGTGGCTACAGAATCCGGGATTGATAATTCTAAAGCAGCTGCGATTTATGTTAAGCATCTATTGCAGCTAAACGATTTTGTGCGGACCGTTGAAATGAAAGAGGCTTGTTATGCTGGAACGGCTGCAGTTCAGGCTGCACGCGGATTAGTGAGCTTACATCCTGACGAAAAGGTGCTGGTAATTGCTGCTGATGTTGCGCGGTATGGATTAAATACATCTGGGGAAGTAACACAAGGTGGTGGTGCTGTTGCTATTTTAATCAGTGCGGAACCACATTTGCTTGCGATTGAAGATCCAAGTATTTCATATAGCCAAGATATTATGGACTTTTGGCGGCCGTTATATGCTAGTGAAGCATTAGTGGATGGTAAATATTCAACTAACGTGTATATTGATTTTTTCAAGGCAACGTGGCAACGATACCAAGAAAAAACTGGACGGACACTAGATGATTTTGCGGCAATCGCATTTCATTTGCCCTTTACTAAAATGGGTACCAAAGCGTTGGCGGCAGTTTTGCAAGATCGTGATGATGAGACTGCTACACGATTGCGATCTAACTTGACACAGAGTCAAAAATTAAATCGGGAAGTCGGAAATTTGTATACCGGCTCACTCTATCTCAGTTTAATTTCATTATTGACGCATGCTGATTTTGAAGCTGAGCAACGAATTGGATTATTTAGTTATGGTTCTGGAGCTGAAGGTGAATTCTATGCTGGCATTTTGCAGCCTAATTATCGACAGTATGTTTATGGGGATGCAATTGAAACAATATTAGCTGATCGAACAAAATTGACAGTGACTGCGTATGAAAAGATGTTTAATGAACAACTAGGATTTACTAAGAAGGATACACAATTGGATGTTGCTTCTGATCCAAGTAAATACGCGTTAGCTGGAATTAAGGATCAACAACGAATTTACCAATTAAAAAATAATTAA
- a CDS encoding winged helix-turn-helix transcriptional regulator — MLTLEELMHRALANSANCDNTKNPLKPVFRIFQGKWKNQVLFEIIALNNARFGQLSRAIPTITNTMLSSTLRELEKDGLITRTQFNEIPPHVEYSITKKGEGLLAVYYEMYKWSIKYNLE; from the coding sequence ATGCTGACATTAGAAGAATTAATGCATCGTGCTTTAGCAAATAGTGCAAACTGTGATAATACCAAAAATCCACTAAAACCGGTCTTTAGGATCTTTCAGGGAAAATGGAAAAATCAAGTTTTGTTTGAAATTATTGCTTTGAATAATGCAAGATTTGGACAACTTTCTAGAGCAATTCCAACCATCACAAATACAATGTTGAGTTCAACGTTGCGTGAATTAGAAAAAGATGGCTTGATTACGCGGACCCAATTTAATGAAATCCCGCCACATGTTGAATATTCGATAACAAAGAAAGGTGAAGGCTTGCTTGCTGTCTATTATGAAATGTATAAATGGAGTATTAAGTATAATTTAGAGTAG
- a CDS encoding SDR family oxidoreductase produces the protein MKTILITGGTRGIGEGLAKHYLANGDKVVIISRSKGTLPHAIYLQADLSLASENYRVAEIINTKHGKIDGLILCSVDQAYRKNPLMTKEGFEVTFALQYLSRYILSHQITLNNNAFILNIATPGMNGTVNFKNLQCLKKFSSLKANVNGNRLNDLLGASFTDSDITYVLYNPMSVRTAGARSVFSNPFMKIVLKLWHLVNGKDVDTVVNNIIRILKETPTNQFTAYKTLNKVNLAMSTFNLTQAKKLQQETNKLLENIKSKF, from the coding sequence GTGAAAACTATTTTAATTACAGGTGGTACTAGAGGAATTGGTGAAGGACTTGCAAAACATTACTTAGCCAACGGAGATAAAGTTGTTATTATCAGCCGTTCTAAAGGTACATTACCACATGCCATCTACCTTCAAGCAGACTTGAGCCTAGCATCAGAAAATTACAGAGTTGCTGAAATCATAAATACAAAACACGGGAAAATTGATGGTTTAATTCTCTGTTCAGTTGACCAAGCTTATCGGAAAAATCCATTGATGACAAAAGAAGGTTTTGAGGTTACTTTCGCACTACAATATTTAAGCCGTTACATTTTATCACACCAAATCACTTTGAATAACAATGCTTTCATTCTTAACATTGCCACTCCAGGAATGAACGGAACAGTTAATTTTAAAAATTTACAATGTCTCAAAAAATTTAGCAGTCTGAAAGCAAATGTTAATGGCAATCGACTTAATGATTTACTTGGCGCATCCTTTACTGATAGTGACATAACCTACGTTCTTTATAACCCAATGTCCGTCCGGACGGCTGGCGCAAGATCTGTATTTTCCAACCCATTTATGAAAATCGTCTTAAAGCTTTGGCATCTTGTGAATGGTAAAGATGTTGATACAGTTGTGAACAACATTATTAGAATATTAAAAGAAACTCCAACGAATCAATTCACTGCATATAAAACTTTAAATAAGGTGAATTTAGCTATGTCTACTTTTAACTTAACCCAAGCAAAAAAACTTCAGCAAGAAACAAATAAATTGCTCGAAAATATTAAATCAAAATTTTAA
- a CDS encoding sulfite exporter TauE/SafE family protein, with protein MHSILIFIYLLIAGIASGLLSSMAGLASLISYPVLLSLGLPPVNANVTNTASLVFTGIGSGISSVTELKSHKEDTIRVSILSIAGAVGGSLLLTLAPASTFQRVVPLFIFMAGCLMLFSLRQDSKPFLFAKKQSQSLLKSFLANSAILLVGIYGGYFGAAAGIMLLSILSITLTAPLPVSNAIKNFTSLITNLIAIFIYTLTIKVYWLMVIPMGIGMFIGGYIGPIIVRRVPTRPLRICISVAAFCLAGYLFYGAYFK; from the coding sequence ATGCATTCAATCTTGATTTTCATTTATCTATTAATTGCTGGAATAGCTTCTGGATTACTCAGTTCCATGGCGGGTTTGGCCTCTTTAATATCATATCCAGTATTATTAAGCTTAGGACTACCACCAGTAAATGCAAATGTTACTAATACGGCATCATTAGTGTTTACTGGGATTGGTTCAGGTATTTCTTCAGTCACTGAATTAAAATCGCATAAAGAAGATACGATAAGAGTTTCCATCTTATCAATCGCTGGAGCAGTTGGTGGGAGTCTATTATTAACTTTGGCACCCGCCAGCACGTTTCAGCGCGTGGTGCCCTTGTTTATTTTTATGGCTGGCTGCTTGATGCTATTTTCTCTACGACAGGATTCTAAACCTTTTTTGTTTGCAAAAAAGCAGTCACAGTCATTATTAAAATCATTTTTAGCTAATAGTGCAATATTGCTTGTCGGCATTTATGGTGGTTATTTTGGTGCTGCAGCCGGAATTATGTTGTTATCGATCCTGAGCATTACTTTAACTGCCCCATTACCTGTTAGTAATGCGATTAAAAATTTTACATCACTAATTACTAACTTGATCGCAATTTTTATCTACACACTTACTATTAAGGTCTACTGGCTAATGGTAATTCCAATGGGAATTGGCATGTTTATTGGTGGGTACATTGGTCCAATAATTGTTCGGCGGGTGCCAACGAGACCATTGAGAATTTGCATTTCTGTTGCCGCATTTTGTTTGGCGGGTTATTTATTTTATGGAGCCTACTTTAAATAA
- a CDS encoding helix-turn-helix transcriptional regulator yields MYKVDFNDAIEMNVTPTTSAADALKETMAYHHITQTEFAKHIAISQKQLSFILNRRAYMSIQVARQIEQATGLSAKWLLQLDFNYQFANHESDDHDGVERFNWAMA; encoded by the coding sequence ATGTATAAAGTTGATTTTAATGATGCCATAGAAATGAATGTCACTCCGACTACTTCGGCAGCGGATGCGCTAAAAGAAACAATGGCATATCACCACATTACACAAACTGAATTTGCAAAGCACATTGCAATTTCGCAAAAACAGTTATCATTTATTTTGAATCGTCGTGCTTATATGAGTATCCAAGTAGCACGACAAATCGAACAAGCTACCGGATTAAGTGCAAAATGGTTATTGCAACTTGATTTCAATTACCAGTTTGCTAACCATGAATCGGATGATCATGATGGTGTAGAAAGATTTAATTGGGCTATGGCTTAA
- a CDS encoding LLM class flavin-dependent oxidoreductase: protein MVDINKLEFGIETFGDIVANEDGSVKSAAESIRQIIHEGEIADQYGINVIGVGEHHRPDYSVSSPETVLAAIASVTKNIKLATAVTVLSSDDPVRVYERFATLDGLSNGRAQVMLGRGSFTESFPLFGYDLTDYDDLFNEKLELYKQLQTEKDVTWSGKFRAPLKNQEVYPKTENGELETYIGIGGSPESIIRAARFGYKVILAIIGGQADRFKPYIDLYHQAAKKFNMPEYPIAVHSHGFISDNGNEAIEVAFRNIKANFDRIGLTRGWAPMSREQFDGETKNGSFYVGDPETVAQRIARTIDLLNLGRFDLVYGAGNQTVTQREHMIELFGTKVIPRVKEILTEKEAVK from the coding sequence ATGGTAGATATTAATAAATTAGAATTCGGTATTGAAACTTTCGGCGATATTGTCGCCAATGAGGATGGTAGCGTAAAATCAGCAGCAGAATCGATCCGTCAAATCATTCACGAAGGTGAAATTGCAGATCAGTATGGAATTAATGTCATCGGAGTTGGTGAGCACCATCGCCCAGACTACAGTGTATCTAGTCCGGAAACTGTTCTAGCGGCCATTGCATCAGTAACTAAAAATATTAAACTAGCAACGGCCGTAACCGTTTTAAGCTCCGATGATCCCGTTCGTGTCTATGAACGGTTTGCAACACTGGATGGTTTATCCAATGGACGCGCACAGGTAATGCTTGGGCGCGGATCGTTTACCGAATCATTCCCATTATTTGGTTATGATTTAACCGACTATGACGACCTATTCAACGAAAAGTTAGAACTATATAAACAGTTGCAAACAGAAAAGGACGTTACTTGGTCTGGTAAATTTCGTGCTCCCCTAAAGAATCAAGAAGTCTATCCAAAAACTGAAAATGGTGAGCTAGAAACCTATATTGGTATTGGTGGCTCTCCTGAATCGATTATCCGTGCAGCCCGATTCGGTTATAAAGTCATCCTTGCCATTATTGGCGGCCAAGCTGATCGATTCAAACCCTACATTGATTTATACCATCAGGCAGCCAAAAAATTCAATATGCCTGAATACCCAATTGCGGTCCACTCACATGGATTCATCTCTGATAATGGAAATGAAGCAATCGAAGTTGCCTTCAGAAATATCAAAGCTAATTTTGATCGCATTGGTTTAACTCGTGGCTGGGCTCCCATGAGCCGCGAACAATTCGATGGTGAAACCAAAAACGGTTCATTTTATGTTGGCGATCCTGAAACTGTTGCACAACGAATCGCACGCACAATTGACCTGCTTAATTTAGGTCGATTTGATTTAGTTTATGGTGCCGGCAACCAGACTGTCACTCAAAGAGAACACATGATTGAACTATTTGGCACCAAAGTCATCCCTCGCGTTAAGGAAATCCTAACAGAAAAGGAGGCAGTCAAATAA
- a CDS encoding NADPH-dependent F420 reductase gives MMTIKRVGIIGAGKVGIVLAGLALNAGYEVRISGSGSVEKIGLTIKTLVPGAIASENKDVVANSDIIILAIPLSRYKNIDPVLLKNKLVIDATNYWWETDGIREEVLAPDSTSSEQVQAYFKFSTIVKTFNHMGYHNLQEETHPKNDPRRKALFVTGDNQEAVTTVAEFVDTMGFDQVIHHDLADGIMTEPGSPLFGASLNYEDLKQIIDHFDQTEFGKKVAASKIKPA, from the coding sequence ATAATGACAATTAAACGAGTTGGAATTATCGGGGCTGGTAAAGTTGGAATTGTCCTCGCCGGCCTAGCTCTAAATGCAGGTTATGAAGTTCGTATCTCTGGATCTGGATCGGTTGAAAAAATTGGCCTGACAATTAAAACATTAGTCCCTGGCGCCATTGCATCAGAAAATAAAGATGTGGTTGCCAATAGTGACATTATTATTTTAGCAATTCCACTGAGTCGTTATAAAAATATCGACCCTGTGCTGCTAAAAAATAAGCTGGTTATCGATGCAACAAACTATTGGTGGGAAACAGACGGGATCCGTGAAGAAGTGCTCGCACCAGATTCAACCTCCAGTGAACAGGTTCAAGCATATTTCAAGTTTAGTACCATTGTGAAAACATTTAATCATATGGGCTATCATAACCTGCAAGAAGAAACCCATCCAAAAAATGATCCAAGACGCAAAGCACTATTTGTCACTGGCGATAATCAAGAAGCTGTCACTACGGTCGCTGAGTTTGTCGATACAATGGGCTTTGATCAGGTTATTCATCATGATCTTGCCGATGGTATTATGACTGAGCCCGGTAGTCCTTTGTTTGGTGCCAGCTTAAACTACGAAGATTTGAAACAAATTATTGATCATTTCGATCAAACGGAATTTGGTAAAAAAGTGGCAGCATCAAAAATAAAACCCGCTTAA
- a CDS encoding amidohydrolase family protein translates to MKVITVEEHFESPKITAAINQLNGKSALPNVSPDMLHYMQASLPSPEEMQDVSKQRIAFMDQYGIDMQILSYGNSSPENLNPKISVDLSRQANDELAQVVATNPNRFGALAVLPVGDPQAAATELKRAVNELGFNGVLLKSHYQDRFFDDPFYFPIFKMASELDVPVYFHPSFIAPAVTKHYFESAEWSDVVTGIFSSAGYGWHMDVGIQVMRMVISGIFDKLPNLKLVSGHWGELVPMFLARLDDELTAYSGLKHPFSYYYRKNVYLTPSGILSKPQLNFALAEMGPEHLIYSIDYPYKQPTNSKTYLENTDLSAEQLELFAHQNAEKIFHLK, encoded by the coding sequence ATGAAAGTTATTACAGTTGAAGAACATTTCGAGTCGCCTAAAATTACTGCAGCAATCAACCAACTTAACGGAAAATCAGCATTGCCTAATGTTAGTCCAGATATGCTGCACTATATGCAAGCATCCCTGCCCTCACCGGAAGAAATGCAAGATGTCAGTAAGCAACGAATTGCCTTTATGGATCAATATGGCATCGACATGCAAATTCTTTCTTATGGCAATTCATCCCCAGAAAATTTGAATCCTAAAATCTCAGTGGACCTATCGCGGCAAGCAAATGATGAATTAGCCCAAGTAGTAGCCACCAATCCCAATCGTTTCGGTGCTCTAGCCGTATTGCCAGTCGGTGATCCACAAGCAGCAGCAACTGAATTAAAACGTGCAGTCAATGAACTGGGCTTTAATGGTGTTTTACTCAAAAGCCACTATCAAGATAGATTCTTTGATGATCCATTTTATTTTCCCATCTTTAAAATGGCTAGCGAGCTTGATGTTCCCGTCTACTTTCATCCTTCTTTTATCGCTCCAGCTGTCACTAAGCATTATTTTGAAAGTGCTGAATGGTCCGATGTTGTCACAGGAATTTTTTCATCGGCCGGCTATGGTTGGCATATGGATGTTGGCATTCAAGTCATGCGCATGGTCATCTCGGGTATTTTTGATAAACTGCCTAATTTAAAACTAGTTTCAGGTCATTGGGGTGAACTGGTGCCCATGTTCCTTGCACGATTAGATGACGAACTCACCGCTTATAGCGGTTTAAAACATCCGTTCTCTTACTACTACCGCAAAAATGTTTATTTGACGCCTAGTGGCATCCTCAGCAAGCCACAGTTAAACTTTGCATTAGCTGAAATGGGACCGGAACATCTAATTTATTCAATTGATTATCCATATAAACAACCAACTAATTCTAAGACTTACTTAGAAAATACTGATTTGTCGGCTGAACAACTTGAATTATTTGCCCATCAAAATGCTGAGAAAATATTCCATTTAAAATAA
- a CDS encoding TetR/AcrR family transcriptional regulator: MKRRILNDERVLAAAAKVAVEDSFEAVTLSNVAKKLNIQPQSMYRYAKNTEDLRAKVFAQGLKELVNQLYQVLDGLSGTAALEQLTYTVAFDEYSDAIPHDFAAVSKYLHYANVATEYSRLYDMLPKYLSQISADPTIIRRGTALLSDFMLGESVNAHNNGDNNLEERQADFKENVAAILAMLVN; the protein is encoded by the coding sequence ATGAAACGCAGAATTTTAAATGATGAGCGGGTACTAGCGGCAGCTGCCAAAGTGGCAGTTGAAGATAGTTTTGAGGCCGTTACGCTTAGTAATGTTGCCAAAAAACTGAATATTCAGCCACAGTCGATGTATCGATATGCTAAAAATACGGAAGATTTACGAGCAAAAGTTTTTGCACAAGGATTGAAAGAACTGGTTAATCAGCTTTACCAAGTGTTAGATGGGCTTAGTGGAACAGCAGCACTAGAACAACTAACATATACCGTTGCATTTGATGAATACAGTGATGCCATTCCCCATGATTTTGCGGCGGTGTCAAAATACCTGCACTATGCCAACGTGGCTACAGAGTATAGTCGATTATACGATATGCTCCCAAAATATTTGTCACAGATTAGTGCTGATCCAACTATTATTCGGCGAGGGACAGCATTGTTATCTGATTTTATGTTGGGAGAATCAGTGAATGCACATAATAATGGTGACAATAATCTTGAAGAACGACAAGCGGATTTTAAAGAAAACGTTGCAGCTATTTTAGCGATGTTAGTAAATTAA
- a CDS encoding NAD(P)-dependent oxidoreductase, with protein MKIGIIGATGNAGSVIFKEAQARGHEVTAIVRSADKATKMLGENINILEKNALELTQSDLNPFDAIINASALLPAYLNLDLATKLINLFRDNDKTQLIFIAGASSLVKEDGSLQITDMLKAFAGEPWIEIPTQQSYELQFLKWIDNVNWTVMIPQNEFTAGAKTNYRLGTNEIMLSKNNKSEVSFGNFAAAMLDEIEDPKHIRKQFTVVNN; from the coding sequence ATGAAAATAGGAATTATTGGTGCCACAGGTAATGCAGGAAGCGTAATTTTCAAAGAAGCACAGGCACGCGGCCATGAGGTCACTGCGATTGTACGAAGTGCAGACAAAGCAACTAAGATGTTGGGCGAAAACATAAATATCTTAGAAAAGAATGCTTTAGAATTAACTCAGAGTGATTTAAACCCATTTGATGCAATTATTAACGCATCTGCCCTACTTCCAGCTTATCTGAATCTTGATTTAGCTACCAAATTAATTAATCTTTTCCGGGATAATGACAAAACACAGTTAATCTTCATTGCGGGTGCTAGTTCCTTAGTGAAAGAAGACGGTTCACTTCAAATTACTGACATGTTGAAGGCATTTGCTGGAGAACCTTGGATTGAAATCCCAACGCAGCAATCCTATGAACTACAATTTTTAAAGTGGATCGATAATGTTAATTGGACTGTCATGATTCCTCAAAATGAATTTACAGCTGGTGCCAAAACTAATTATCGGCTAGGAACTAACGAAATCATGCTAAGTAAAAATAATAAATCAGAGGTTTCATTTGGTAATTTTGCGGCCGCCATGCTTGATGAAATTGAAGATCCGAAACATATTCGCAAACAATTTACTGTGGTTAACAACTAA
- a CDS encoding DegV family protein — MYHLLTDSAIDLPYQTLIDNHVDFVSMHVDINGQEYTDDLEHHFDLNHFYQQIANGVMPSTAQINIGQFVEFFKPYIEAKTPILYLGFSSGLSGTFNNAQQARKMLLAEHPDAQIYLVDSLAACCGEGLMLLDAIDKKAAGMKIDELAKWFTDNRLRYRQWFTVDDLNYLYHGGRVSRASATVGSLLHIKPVMDVDTDGHLRVVKKARSRRKSLEALAASTFETIENHENPRIIIATSHADDAAKIVRDHILSSIPNARILIEHIGPTIASHTGLGCVAVFSLGNEDRH, encoded by the coding sequence ATGTATCATTTATTAACAGATTCAGCCATTGATTTACCCTATCAAACACTTATTGATAATCACGTCGATTTTGTGTCCATGCATGTGGATATCAACGGCCAAGAATATACAGATGATTTAGAGCACCACTTTGACTTGAACCATTTTTACCAACAAATCGCTAACGGGGTTATGCCATCAACTGCGCAGATCAATATTGGTCAGTTTGTTGAATTTTTTAAACCGTACATTGAGGCTAAAACACCAATTCTATACCTCGGATTTTCTTCTGGTTTAAGCGGTACTTTTAACAATGCCCAACAGGCTAGAAAAATGTTGCTTGCTGAACATCCAGATGCTCAGATATACCTTGTTGATTCCCTGGCTGCTTGCTGTGGCGAAGGATTAATGCTACTTGATGCTATCGATAAAAAAGCAGCAGGCATGAAAATTGATGAACTCGCCAAGTGGTTCACTGACAACCGGCTGCGCTATCGCCAGTGGTTTACAGTGGACGATCTTAATTACTTGTATCATGGTGGTCGAGTATCACGCGCTTCCGCCACTGTGGGTTCTCTATTGCACATCAAACCGGTCATGGACGTTGATACTGATGGTCATCTCCGAGTAGTTAAAAAAGCCCGTTCACGTCGTAAATCACTAGAGGCTCTTGCTGCTAGTACATTTGAGACAATCGAGAACCATGAAAATCCCAGAATCATTATTGCTACCAGCCATGCTGATGATGCAGCTAAAATAGTGCGTGACCATATCCTCAGCAGTATCCCTAACGCACGAATATTAATTGAACATATTGGTCCTACGATTGCTAGTCATACTGGGTTAGGCTGTGTGGCAGTCTTTTCACTTGGCAATGAAGATCGACATTAA
- a CDS encoding chloride channel protein: MKFKLFFVINCILMGFVVGLIAALFLALVNFLIHVIWVEIPNLFHGPVYYPLIIGIVGGVIVGILQSKLGKYPRTVHETLHEFKATNKVAYKKNLPRNFVTAIIVLSFGASLGPEAALASILGGLISWIGDRMKLTMAMRTELLELSIEAMMSSIFYAPLVGIGESLEKQLVKDQFRNRVRKIILYTITTIAGVSGFTLVKYLFPNESVFTIRIPAVDWDVKVLLTIFPALIVGIGFGYLFQLFEKYSEIVAKKIKQPILLAVLVGTIMGILGMISPYFLFSGEHELLGFSKDVVNFGLPYILLLAIGKALLTNLCFAFGWRGGKIFPAIFAGTAMGFALAELFPYTPGLIVGIVVAASVTIIINQPYVTAALLLFLFPIQLFPFIIAACLLTNKFSKSVKQVN; encoded by the coding sequence ATGAAATTCAAATTATTTTTTGTTATCAACTGTATATTGATGGGTTTTGTAGTGGGTTTGATTGCTGCTTTATTTCTTGCGCTGGTTAATTTTCTAATCCATGTTATTTGGGTGGAGATTCCTAATCTGTTTCATGGTCCTGTTTACTATCCTTTAATCATCGGAATAGTCGGTGGTGTGATCGTTGGTATCCTACAAAGCAAGCTTGGTAAGTATCCTAGGACTGTGCATGAAACACTCCATGAATTTAAAGCCACTAATAAAGTGGCTTATAAAAAGAATTTACCTCGAAATTTTGTGACGGCAATTATTGTACTATCATTTGGAGCCAGTTTAGGACCAGAGGCGGCCTTGGCGAGTATCTTGGGTGGACTGATCAGTTGGATTGGTGACCGGATGAAGCTAACCATGGCGATGCGAACTGAATTACTTGAACTGAGTATTGAGGCGATGATGTCTTCAATATTTTATGCCCCATTGGTTGGAATCGGGGAGTCCCTAGAAAAGCAACTTGTCAAAGATCAGTTCAGAAATCGGGTTCGAAAAATTATTTTATACACCATCACGACAATTGCTGGGGTGTCCGGTTTTACTTTAGTCAAATATTTATTTCCAAATGAATCGGTATTTACGATTCGAATACCAGCAGTTGACTGGGATGTTAAAGTATTGCTAACCATTTTTCCGGCCTTAATTGTCGGGATTGGGTTTGGCTATCTGTTTCAACTTTTTGAAAAGTATAGTGAAATAGTAGCTAAAAAAATCAAACAACCAATCTTGTTGGCAGTATTGGTCGGTACAATAATGGGAATTCTCGGGATGATTTCGCCGTATTTTTTATTTTCTGGTGAGCATGAACTACTTGGCTTTTCTAAGGATGTAGTTAACTTTGGTCTGCCGTATATTTTATTGCTTGCAATCGGTAAGGCACTATTGACGAATTTGTGTTTCGCATTCGGCTGGCGCGGTGGAAAGATTTTCCCAGCTATCTTTGCTGGTACCGCGATGGGCTTTGCACTGGCGGAACTGTTTCCATATACTCCTGGATTAATTGTGGGAATTGTTGTTGCGGCTAGCGTGACAATTATTATTAATCAGCCCTATGTAACCGCAGCATTACTATTATTTCTATTTCCGATTCAGCTTTTTCCGTTCATTATTGCAGCTTGTCTGTTAACAAATAAGTTCTCAAAGAGTGTAAAGCAAGTAAATTAA
- a CDS encoding potassium channel family protein, whose translation MWQILKILYKQEEQKALMVMIAFIFIIGTLFYHNVEKMAYLDALYFSVITLATIGYGDLYPQTDLGKIFTIFYVLIGVGIFTALIVNINHALTQYHREKRSDGE comes from the coding sequence ATGTGGCAGATCTTAAAAATTTTATATAAGCAAGAAGAACAAAAAGCGTTAATGGTGATGATTGCTTTTATTTTTATAATTGGCACTTTATTTTATCATAACGTTGAGAAAATGGCATATTTGGATGCGTTGTATTTTTCAGTCATCACGCTCGCAACCATTGGTTATGGTGACTTGTATCCACAAACTGATCTTGGTAAAATTTTCACCATTTTCTATGTCTTAATTGGAGTGGGCATTTTTACGGCTTTAATCGTTAACATTAACCACGCGCTGACACAGTATCATCGAGAAAAGAGAAGTGATGGGGAGTAA
- a CDS encoding Txe/YoeB family addiction module toxin — MIKAWNETAWHDYVAWQTEDKKTLKKINSLIKDIDRNGTQGLGKAEKLKSNYSGWYSRRIDSKNRIVYKINGNTLLIAECKTHYQDK, encoded by the coding sequence ATGATTAAAGCTTGGAACGAAACAGCTTGGCATGATTATGTAGCTTGGCAAACCGAAGATAAGAAAACACTCAAAAAAATCAATAGTCTAATTAAAGATATTGATAGGAATGGTACTCAGGGACTAGGTAAGGCCGAAAAATTAAAGTCTAATTATTCTGGTTGGTATAGTCGCCGCATTGATAGCAAAAATAGGATTGTTTATAAAATCAATGGCAATACACTACTTATTGCTGAATGTAAAACACACTATCAGGATAAGTAA
- a CDS encoding type II toxin-antitoxin system RelB/DinJ family antitoxin codes for MTKSTISIRVDDNLKKETEKTLEDMGMNITTAFTIFAKTLVKDQKFPFEIVADPFYSAENQKFLKSAIEDLEKNGGSVHELIDD; via the coding sequence ATGACTAAAAGTACAATCAGCATTAGGGTCGATGATAATTTAAAAAAAGAAACCGAGAAAACACTTGAAGATATGGGGATGAATATTACAACTGCTTTTACTATTTTTGCAAAGACATTAGTCAAAGACCAAAAATTCCCGTTTGAGATTGTGGCGGATCCATTTTATAGTGCTGAAAATCAGAAGTTTTTAAAAAGTGCTATTGAAGATTTAGAAAAAAATGGTGGAAGTGTCCATGAGTTGATTGATGATTAA